A genomic region of Enterococcus sp. 12C11_DIV0727 contains the following coding sequences:
- a CDS encoding polysaccharide lyase 8 family protein, translated as MINRSKKWLCIVGCSLLLGSFSYALSGESFAEEVTQVQTGIYESDFANQLGEWQDVVGKADKASTANGLIIGNTKQGTNLESVSLNKNAGSKSAGDLEYTFLYEGQTNFGLVFRADLQDSKKWQSFAYTRDGQWQLGQPGGKWITTITGPKLISGQRYKVLIRYEGKSIEAFLNDQLLYENNEVIYPNTSTSIDGDWEGYVGIRLFGNLSKLNVLSMRSGAVGSLPVENNVSDYATLKEKWKNQLVSDQYDETNTTVVNYVKKLSEEAEQLYQTLNKDPNRTYLWPIEQGNTASADLTTQFTKLQKLALAYGTKGSVFYHDPQIAAAINDGLDFMVTKKGYDGKKYHGNWWDWQIGVPQKFVGILMILGDQVPQAKQQQYTEAMSGYVPDPFKQLYTKAQGTFVDLAFIPNFVTSGANRTDLAQTVLALGILQENDGKISQASSSIVDVFKLVTKGDGFYQDGSFIQHNNIPYTGSYGNVLMKGVGQILAITKDSKFEMDPTIVQSFVENVDKTFIPLIYQGEMLPGVNGRSISRAPAKTKTGYGSTTLYNLLIVSKFAPTEYQTKFKEAAKYWMKENPTYYLTNARDYNDLQMTMSVLDDTAIIGETLPFVGTKMYASMDRFVQRTPNYMMGLSLYSSRISSFEAGNKENKRGWHTADGMLYLYNDDEVQFNSAYWPTVDPYRLPGTTVDTVPLKDEVSAFTTVTSKEKWVGGVALDNQAVVGMALNKTGTKNNGTVLPMNLQGKKSWFVVDGQIVALGAGIKGDTTASIETIVDNRLLNDNYTYDVLSNNGVIQQEKERSTKEWLLLKSNHQNANIGYYFPENATVDVISEVRKGSYTEINEAFPSNDQYTGNYRKFVLDHGKNPTNEQYAYVTLPGIDEAGLKKYAAEKPVTILANSADIQAVELKKANYLGVNIWEETGGSIAGITSNKAVSLLKKTNEGKKTYVLAEPTQSNVVMTVKIPKDFQQIVMLSEGVTYDEATDTFTIHFENTGGSSKQIVVE; from the coding sequence ATGATCAATAGATCTAAAAAATGGCTGTGTATTGTAGGCTGCTCACTTTTACTTGGTAGTTTTTCTTATGCACTGAGTGGTGAGAGTTTTGCTGAGGAAGTAACTCAAGTCCAAACTGGTATTTACGAATCAGATTTTGCTAATCAGCTGGGAGAATGGCAAGATGTTGTTGGAAAAGCCGATAAGGCAAGTACAGCTAATGGGTTGATTATTGGAAATACAAAACAAGGAACAAATTTAGAATCGGTTTCCTTAAATAAAAATGCTGGCAGTAAAAGTGCTGGTGATCTGGAATATACATTTTTATATGAAGGACAAACGAATTTTGGGTTAGTCTTTCGCGCTGATTTACAAGATTCTAAAAAATGGCAGTCTTTCGCTTATACTCGAGATGGGCAATGGCAATTAGGACAACCTGGAGGAAAATGGATTACAACGATTACTGGGCCTAAATTGATTTCAGGGCAACGCTATAAAGTATTGATCCGTTATGAAGGAAAGAGCATCGAAGCGTTTTTGAATGACCAACTGTTATATGAAAATAATGAAGTGATTTACCCGAATACTTCTACGAGTATTGACGGTGATTGGGAAGGATATGTAGGGATTCGCCTTTTTGGCAATCTATCAAAACTAAACGTCCTGTCAATGCGTAGTGGTGCAGTTGGCAGTCTTCCTGTTGAAAATAACGTAAGCGATTATGCAACTTTAAAAGAAAAATGGAAAAATCAATTGGTCTCTGATCAGTATGACGAAACCAATACGACCGTTGTAAACTACGTTAAAAAACTTTCAGAAGAAGCGGAGCAATTATATCAAACCTTAAATAAAGACCCAAATCGAACATATCTTTGGCCAATCGAGCAAGGGAACACAGCTTCAGCAGATTTGACGACACAATTTACTAAATTACAAAAACTTGCTTTAGCCTATGGAACAAAAGGTAGTGTTTTTTATCATGATCCGCAGATAGCTGCTGCAATCAACGACGGCTTAGATTTCATGGTGACAAAAAAAGGCTACGACGGGAAGAAATATCATGGCAATTGGTGGGATTGGCAGATTGGTGTACCGCAAAAATTTGTTGGTATTTTAATGATTTTAGGAGATCAAGTACCACAAGCTAAACAACAGCAGTATACGGAAGCTATGAGCGGCTATGTGCCTGATCCGTTTAAACAATTGTATACCAAAGCCCAAGGAACGTTCGTTGATCTAGCATTTATTCCTAACTTTGTAACTTCGGGAGCGAATCGTACAGATTTAGCTCAAACTGTTTTAGCATTGGGCATTTTACAAGAAAATGATGGGAAAATCAGTCAAGCTTCTAGCAGTATTGTCGATGTGTTTAAATTAGTGACCAAAGGTGACGGTTTTTATCAAGATGGTTCCTTTATTCAGCATAATAATATTCCCTATACAGGATCATATGGCAATGTACTGATGAAAGGTGTGGGCCAAATCTTAGCAATCACTAAAGATTCTAAATTTGAAATGGATCCAACGATTGTTCAATCGTTCGTTGAAAATGTTGACAAAACATTTATTCCTTTGATCTATCAAGGCGAAATGTTACCAGGTGTCAATGGTCGTTCAATCTCTAGAGCGCCAGCTAAAACTAAAACAGGTTATGGTTCCACAACCCTTTATAATTTATTGATCGTCTCAAAATTTGCTCCAACGGAATACCAAACGAAATTTAAAGAAGCTGCTAAATATTGGATGAAAGAAAATCCAACGTATTATTTGACTAATGCAAGAGATTATAATGATTTACAAATGACGATGTCTGTATTGGACGATACAGCAATCATTGGTGAGACCTTGCCATTTGTCGGGACAAAAATGTATGCCTCAATGGATCGATTTGTTCAAAGAACACCAAATTACATGATGGGTTTAAGTTTATATTCTAGCAGGATTTCGTCCTTTGAAGCAGGCAACAAAGAAAATAAACGTGGCTGGCATACAGCTGATGGTATGTTGTATTTGTATAATGATGACGAAGTACAATTTAATTCTGCTTATTGGCCAACAGTCGATCCTTATCGGTTGCCAGGTACAACTGTAGATACCGTTCCTTTAAAAGATGAAGTATCCGCCTTCACAACAGTTACCTCAAAAGAAAAATGGGTTGGCGGCGTAGCTCTAGATAATCAAGCTGTTGTAGGGATGGCGTTGAATAAAACAGGAACAAAAAATAATGGGACCGTGTTACCAATGAATCTCCAAGGAAAAAAATCATGGTTTGTGGTAGATGGACAAATTGTCGCATTAGGCGCGGGAATCAAAGGGGATACGACAGCTTCGATTGAAACCATAGTAGATAATCGTCTATTAAATGACAACTATACCTATGACGTACTGTCAAATAATGGTGTGATTCAACAAGAAAAAGAACGCAGTACGAAAGAATGGCTACTATTAAAATCAAATCACCAAAATGCGAATATTGGCTACTATTTCCCGGAGAATGCAACAGTGGATGTAATCAGTGAAGTTCGTAAAGGATCGTATACAGAAATCAATGAAGCTTTTCCTAGTAACGATCAATACACTGGAAACTATCGCAAGTTTGTACTAGATCACGGGAAAAATCCAACGAATGAGCAGTATGCATATGTAACATTGCCGGGAATTGATGAAGCAGGTCTAAAAAAATATGCAGCAGAAAAACCTGTAACGATTTTAGCTAATTCAGCTGATATTCAAGCTGTAGAGTTGAAAAAAGCTAATTACTTAGGTGTGAATATCTGGGAAGAGACTGGTGGCAGTATAGCGGGAATCACGTCGAACAAGGCGGTGTCTTTATTGAAGAAAACAAATGAAGGCAAGAAAACCTATGTGTTAGCAGAGCCAACGCAATCAAATGTCGTTATGACAGTCAAAATACCTAAAGACTTCCAGCAAATTGTGATGCTAAGTGAAGGGGTAACATATGACGAAGCCACTGATACCTTTACGATTCATTTCGAGAACACAGGTGGAAGTAGTAAACAAATCGTTGTAGAGTAA